A window of Jatrophihabitans sp. contains these coding sequences:
- a CDS encoding phosphatase PAP2 family protein — MTAEVTTEVREVEPPRPRRRFNGLFPDSLLHHRRPKWWQEIAIIGFCYWIYSQVRNLVPEQKSIADRHGRGVQHLQDALHLNFELSLNRFVASHEPLAQVMNYYYATLHFVVTIGCLVWLYRAHPRIYRGARTVLFATSLIALAGFYLYPLTPPRLLPQYGYVDTLITFHTWGSLADPNIAEHSNQYAAMPSLHMAWALWCGVVIYYCARRSWVRSLGLAYPVCTLLVIVGTANHFIIDAVAGLVVFWMGGAVQYLSSGRSAFVEAPIYRHAGNEPTPERRSSQPAGS; from the coding sequence GTGACAGCCGAGGTGACCACTGAAGTCCGCGAGGTCGAGCCGCCCAGGCCGCGTCGCCGATTCAACGGTCTGTTCCCCGACAGCTTGCTGCACCACCGCCGGCCCAAGTGGTGGCAAGAGATCGCCATCATCGGTTTCTGCTACTGGATCTACAGCCAGGTCCGCAACCTGGTGCCCGAGCAGAAGAGCATCGCCGACCGGCACGGCCGCGGCGTCCAGCACCTGCAGGACGCGCTGCACCTGAACTTCGAGCTCTCGCTGAACCGCTTCGTGGCCAGCCACGAGCCGCTGGCCCAGGTGATGAACTACTACTACGCCACCCTGCACTTCGTGGTGACCATCGGCTGCCTGGTGTGGCTGTACCGGGCGCATCCGCGGATCTACCGCGGCGCCCGGACCGTGCTGTTCGCCACCTCGCTGATCGCGCTGGCCGGCTTCTACCTCTACCCGCTGACGCCGCCCCGGCTGCTGCCCCAATACGGCTATGTCGACACGCTGATCACGTTCCACACCTGGGGCTCGCTGGCCGACCCCAACATCGCCGAGCACTCCAACCAGTACGCCGCGATGCCCAGCCTGCACATGGCCTGGGCGCTGTGGTGCGGCGTCGTGATCTACTACTGCGCCCGCCGCTCCTGGGTACGCTCCCTCGGCCTGGCCTACCCGGTCTGCACGCTGCTCGTCATCGTCGGCACCGCCAACCACTTCATCATCGACGCCGTCGCCGGGCTGGTGGTGTTCTGGATGGGTGGCGCGGTCCAGTACCTGTCCTCCGGCCGGAGCGCCTTCGTCGAGGCCCCGATCTACCGGCACGCGGGCAACGAGCCCACGCCTGAGCGGCGCAGCTCTCAGCCGGCCGGGTCGTAG
- a CDS encoding aminoglycoside phosphotransferase family protein, giving the protein MTGDLGERADLGEPADLGDAHSPAVTVVPIERAPDAFQQPVAPSVLLAICRRALGAGVRVRQIVEIGVGTYNSTYRVDIVEGEPVILRVAPEPSRQGIAAREAMRNEYAALPFLAPLGGLVPRTLAVDFTHQLLERDYLVQTMLPGEPASQRIPGYSASALRCLYRELGSVTRTIHEVTGSAFGPVAGPLHATWSSALIAGFERLAEEFTTAGLDAAPAHGVIAAAERHRAELDEVTVPALLHGDLWTLNILVDTDPDRPTITGVLDCDAASWGDPMSDWTVNRVLSRPGTEVDAFWQAYGSPAGGRSESVRALVYRARNALGARLDIHRRGLDTRDIPPIHWDVTDVLSALA; this is encoded by the coding sequence ATGACCGGCGACCTCGGCGAACGAGCCGACCTCGGCGAACCAGCCGACCTCGGGGACGCACACTCCCCGGCAGTCACCGTGGTCCCGATCGAACGCGCCCCCGACGCCTTTCAGCAGCCGGTGGCGCCCAGCGTCCTGCTCGCTATCTGCCGGCGCGCTCTGGGCGCCGGCGTGCGAGTCCGGCAGATCGTCGAAATCGGCGTCGGCACCTACAACAGCACCTACCGGGTCGACATCGTCGAGGGCGAGCCGGTGATCCTCCGGGTCGCTCCGGAGCCCTCGCGTCAAGGGATCGCCGCGCGCGAGGCGATGCGCAACGAGTACGCGGCGCTGCCCTTCCTGGCGCCCCTGGGCGGGCTGGTCCCCCGCACCCTGGCCGTTGACTTCACCCACCAGTTGCTGGAGCGCGACTACCTCGTGCAGACCATGCTGCCTGGCGAGCCGGCCTCGCAGCGGATCCCCGGCTACTCCGCGAGCGCGCTGCGGTGCCTCTACCGCGAGCTCGGCTCGGTCACCAGGACGATTCACGAGGTCACCGGTTCGGCGTTCGGCCCGGTCGCCGGACCGCTGCACGCCACCTGGAGCTCGGCGCTCATCGCCGGATTCGAGCGGCTGGCCGAGGAGTTCACCACTGCCGGCCTCGACGCCGCTCCGGCTCACGGGGTGATCGCCGCGGCGGAGCGTCATCGCGCCGAACTCGACGAGGTCACCGTCCCGGCGCTGCTGCACGGCGACCTGTGGACGCTCAACATCCTGGTCGACACCGACCCGGACCGGCCCACGATCACCGGAGTGCTGGACTGCGATGCGGCCTCCTGGGGCGATCCGATGTCGGACTGGACGGTCAACCGGGTGCTGTCGCGGCCCGGCACCGAGGTGGACGCCTTCTGGCAGGCCTACGGCAGCCCGGCCGGTGGCCGGTCCGAGTCGGTTCGCGCGCTGGTCTACCGGGCTCGTAACGCCCTCGGCGCCCGGCTCGACATCCACCGGCGCGGGTTGGACACGCGCGACATCCCACCGATCCATTGGGACGTCACCGACGTCCTCAGCGCGCTGGCCTGA
- a CDS encoding aspartate aminotransferase family protein: protein MAHDFWSEVDQHLIRYGGSFTTEIITRAEGSFVYTESGRKILDFTSGQMSAILGHSHPEIVATVQRQVAELDHLFSGMLSRPVVELARRLADSLPAPLQKALLLTTGAEVNEAALRMAKLVTGKHEIVSFAGSWHGMTAGAAAATYSAGRNGYGPTVGNLAIPTPNSYRPDFVTAEGELDWQRQLDYSFALIDAQSVGSLAACLVEPILSSGGVIDPPVGYLAGLRRKCDERGMLLILDEAQTGLCRTGTWYAFERDGVVPDIITLSKTLGAGLPLAAVITSAAIEEEAHRRGFLFYTTHVSDPLVAAVGNTVLDVLERERLDEQAHKLGGVLRDGLLAMQDRHAVVGDVRGRGLLQGLELVTDRDTKQGSDKLGALVTRRCLELGLHMNVVQLPGMGGTFRIAPALTSTEDEIALGLEMLDQAIGEVSRQL from the coding sequence ATGGCTCACGACTTCTGGTCAGAGGTGGATCAGCACCTGATCCGCTACGGCGGCAGCTTCACCACCGAGATCATCACCCGCGCCGAGGGCAGCTTCGTCTACACCGAGAGCGGCCGGAAGATCCTGGACTTCACCTCGGGACAGATGAGCGCGATCCTGGGGCACTCGCATCCGGAGATCGTGGCCACCGTCCAGCGGCAGGTCGCCGAACTCGATCACCTGTTCAGCGGGATGCTGTCGCGCCCGGTGGTCGAGCTGGCCCGCCGGCTGGCGGACTCGCTGCCGGCGCCGTTGCAGAAGGCCCTGTTGCTGACGACCGGGGCGGAAGTGAACGAGGCCGCCCTGCGGATGGCCAAGCTGGTCACCGGCAAGCACGAGATCGTGTCGTTCGCCGGCTCCTGGCACGGCATGACCGCCGGGGCCGCGGCGGCCACCTACAGCGCCGGCCGCAACGGTTACGGGCCCACGGTCGGCAACCTCGCCATCCCGACCCCGAACAGCTACCGTCCCGACTTCGTGACCGCCGAGGGCGAGCTCGACTGGCAGCGGCAGCTGGACTACTCCTTCGCCCTGATCGACGCCCAGTCGGTCGGCAGCCTGGCGGCCTGCCTGGTGGAGCCGATCCTCAGCTCGGGCGGGGTCATCGACCCGCCGGTGGGGTACCTGGCCGGGTTGAGGCGCAAGTGCGACGAGCGCGGGATGCTGCTGATCCTGGACGAGGCGCAGACCGGGCTGTGCCGGACCGGGACCTGGTACGCCTTCGAGCGGGACGGGGTCGTCCCCGACATCATCACGCTGTCCAAGACCCTGGGCGCCGGGTTGCCGCTGGCTGCGGTCATCACCAGCGCCGCCATCGAGGAGGAGGCCCACCGGCGGGGCTTCTTGTTCTACACAACGCACGTCTCGGATCCGCTGGTCGCCGCTGTCGGAAACACCGTGCTGGACGTCCTGGAACGCGAGCGGCTGGACGAGCAGGCGCACAAGCTGGGCGGCGTCTTGCGAGACGGGTTGCTGGCCATGCAGGACCGCCATGCTGTGGTCGGCGACGTCCGCGGCCGCGGCCTGCTGCAGGGCCTGGAGCTGGTGACCGACCGCGACACCAAGCAGGGCTCGGACAAGCTGGGCGCCCTGGTGACCCGGCGCTGCCTGGAGCTGGGGCTGCACATGAATGTCGTGCAGCTGCCCGGGATGGGTGGCACCTTCCGGATCGCGCCGGCGCTGACCAGCACCGAGGACGAGATCGCCCTGGGTCTGGAGATGCTCGACCAGGCGATCGGCGAGGTCTCGCGCCAGCTGTGA